Proteins found in one Rhodobacteraceae bacterium D3-12 genomic segment:
- a CDS encoding cation diffusion facilitator family transporter, translated as MPHEHEHSIPTDLGPAFRWAVGLNTSYVIIEGAAGFLTGSLALLADAAHNLTDVAGLLIAWGATVLAKRVGTSNYTFGYGRATILAAMLNAVAILIGVVLVIWEAAQRFGTPDDLPGATILWVALIGIAVNTGSAMLFMRSQKGDLNAKGAFLHMAADAAVSLAVVVAAAGIMLTGWAWLDPVVAIGVSLVIAVTAWRLLRDSLRLELDGVPENIDRQAIIDWLGDQPGVSGVHDLHIWALSTTRTALSVHLVWKGVEGDALLRHITHELEHDFGIAHSTIQLENIPCDEAAACFPEANGSSPQFV; from the coding sequence ATGCCACATGAGCATGAACATTCCATTCCGACCGACCTTGGTCCCGCGTTTCGTTGGGCAGTCGGGCTAAACACCAGCTATGTGATCATCGAAGGCGCGGCTGGGTTCCTCACGGGGTCCCTCGCGTTGCTGGCTGATGCCGCGCACAACCTGACCGATGTTGCGGGGTTGTTGATCGCGTGGGGGGCGACTGTCCTGGCCAAACGTGTTGGCACCAGCAATTACACCTTCGGTTATGGGCGGGCGACAATCCTGGCAGCGATGCTCAACGCCGTTGCCATCCTTATCGGCGTAGTGCTGGTGATCTGGGAAGCGGCGCAGCGATTTGGTACGCCGGACGATCTACCTGGGGCGACAATCTTGTGGGTCGCGTTGATTGGGATCGCAGTCAACACAGGGTCAGCGATGTTGTTCATGCGCTCCCAAAAGGGTGATCTGAATGCTAAGGGCGCGTTTTTGCATATGGCGGCGGATGCTGCTGTATCTCTTGCAGTTGTTGTGGCGGCGGCGGGCATCATGCTGACCGGTTGGGCATGGCTTGATCCCGTTGTCGCAATCGGCGTCAGCCTTGTGATCGCGGTAACGGCATGGCGTCTGCTGCGCGACTCGTTGAGACTGGAGCTGGACGGCGTACCCGAGAACATCGACCGTCAAGCGATCATTGATTGGTTGGGCGATCAACCCGGCGTCAGTGGCGTCCATGACTTACACATCTGGGCTCTTTCGACCACCCGCACCGCCCTGTCGGTTCATCTGGTTTGGAAAGGTGTCGAAGGCGATGCCTTGCTGCGCCACATCACGCATGAGTTGGAACACGACTTTGGCATCGCCCACTCTACGATCCAACTTGAGAATATCCCCTGCGATGAGGCCGCAGCCTGTTTTCCAGAAGCCAACGGATCATCCCCGCAGTTTGTATGA
- a CDS encoding OsmC family protein — translation MARSVLHTYMEGRPDAFNPAETPLASLAACILKGTERVIPMLHFDLRGIDVAIRGTRQNSPPKMTQVEYEIVVDTDKTGQRLQLLHRNLQKYGIIYNTLAGATKLSGNIRRQD, via the coding sequence GTGGCCCGGAGTGTTCTTCACACCTATATGGAGGGACGGCCTGACGCCTTTAATCCCGCTGAAACGCCTTTGGCCAGCCTTGCGGCTTGTATCCTCAAGGGGACGGAACGGGTCATTCCCATGCTTCATTTCGACCTGCGCGGGATCGACGTTGCCATTCGCGGAACGCGGCAGAATAGTCCGCCCAAGATGACCCAAGTTGAGTACGAGATCGTTGTAGATACTGATAAGACGGGTCAGCGGCTCCAGCTGCTGCATCGCAACCTTCAGAAATACGGTATCATTTACAATACTTTGGCAGGCGCGACCAAGCTTTCCGGAAATATACGTAGACAGGATTAA
- a CDS encoding helix-turn-helix domain-containing protein: protein MGDLELELLGDRDKLAQWRHKGVGPAYYKIGRKVIYRGSDLNTWLAANRYDPSQEGAK, encoded by the coding sequence TTGGGAGATCTCGAACTCGAACTTCTGGGGGATCGCGATAAACTGGCTCAATGGCGCCACAAGGGCGTGGGGCCCGCCTATTACAAGATCGGCCGGAAGGTGATCTATCGCGGCTCTGATCTGAACACCTGGCTTGCCGCAAACCGTTACGATCCGTCTCAAGAAGGCGCGAAGTAA
- a CDS encoding methyltransferase produces MQLIARRDLSSIAFGFMASKSLFAGLHADLFSLLADGPMTAEALAKAADIPLNRIVILTTALVSVGLLSIKDDKKIQNSPAAQNFLSKSSKYDFGDYLRYQIDQQMYPFLLQLNAVMKGDLADDAIASYKHWMTDEEQASVYSESQHAGSLGPGRTLARKVDLSNATELLDVGGGTGAMTISLCREYEKLQATIIDFPNVAEIGWRFISEADLVDRVRYIPGNAIEAQWPTNQNAVLMSYLMSGVPGSSVEGLLQKAFDALAPGGKLMVHDFMVEEDQRGPTLAALWQLQHMAFTPEARSLSVGWLTQTGKSIGFKVDDVDNLIPAMTKLVVFSKPN; encoded by the coding sequence ATGCAATTGATAGCGCGGAGGGACCTGTCTTCAATAGCATTTGGCTTCATGGCCTCTAAATCGTTGTTCGCGGGCCTCCATGCCGATCTGTTTTCGTTGCTAGCTGACGGGCCCATGACGGCTGAAGCCTTGGCCAAGGCCGCGGACATCCCGCTCAACCGCATCGTTATATTGACAACGGCACTTGTCAGCGTTGGTCTCCTCTCCATCAAAGACGACAAGAAGATTCAGAACTCTCCCGCGGCACAGAACTTTCTGTCGAAGAGCTCGAAGTACGACTTTGGAGACTACCTGCGCTATCAGATCGACCAACAGATGTATCCGTTCTTGCTACAGCTGAACGCCGTAATGAAAGGTGATTTGGCGGATGATGCGATCGCCTCCTACAAACACTGGATGACAGACGAAGAACAGGCGTCGGTCTATTCTGAAAGTCAGCACGCAGGGTCGCTTGGACCCGGCCGGACCCTTGCGCGAAAGGTCGACCTCAGCAATGCAACCGAACTGCTGGATGTCGGGGGTGGAACCGGCGCGATGACGATTAGCCTTTGCAGGGAATATGAGAAACTTCAGGCGACGATCATCGACTTCCCGAATGTGGCGGAGATAGGCTGGCGCTTCATTTCCGAGGCTGACCTAGTTGACCGCGTTCGCTACATTCCTGGCAACGCAATCGAGGCTCAGTGGCCGACAAACCAAAACGCCGTTCTAATGTCTTACCTGATGAGCGGTGTGCCAGGTAGTAGCGTCGAAGGGCTGCTACAGAAGGCGTTTGATGCGCTGGCCCCCGGTGGTAAGTTGATGGTTCACGATTTCATGGTCGAAGAGGACCAGCGCGGCCCAACCCTTGCCGCACTCTGGCAGTTGCAACATATGGCATTCACACCTGAAGCCCGTTCGCTCTCGGTTGGTTGGTTGACGCAAACAGGGAAAAGCATCGGGTTCAAGGTCGACGACGTTGATAATCTCATTCCCGCGATGACCAAGTTAGTTGTCTTCTCGAAACCAAATTAA
- a CDS encoding site-specific integrase translates to METEEARWWLANDRIIYDWQVHAGRLAERTMDQHLSAIRFMEIVLEGKPFDRLTLRDVDRVRNTLKKAMMTRGDGQQSRSTASHQASQIMNFLEWLIKQDGYKRLPADLPSYIQLPRAAYAKGEKAYASLEEAEVLLRRMPELSIEDRRSRAMFAIAYLGALRADTITSLRVAHFDRESRQIIQDATTSRTKNGKSLRASWFPVADVFVDAVANWVDYIQSQGIRGEDALFPSIPVLRRKSFLQEVGRAPIEPMTSKDAVTKAFALACRGTESKYNPH, encoded by the coding sequence ATGGAAACGGAAGAGGCGCGCTGGTGGTTGGCGAATGACCGCATTATCTATGATTGGCAGGTTCACGCAGGCCGGCTTGCTGAGCGAACTATGGACCAGCATCTTTCGGCAATTCGATTCATGGAAATTGTTTTGGAGGGGAAGCCCTTCGACAGGCTCACGCTCCGGGATGTTGATCGCGTGCGTAACACCTTGAAAAAGGCGATGATGACAAGGGGAGACGGTCAACAATCAAGATCGACCGCTTCCCATCAGGCCTCTCAGATTATGAACTTCCTAGAATGGTTGATCAAGCAGGATGGCTACAAACGCCTCCCTGCCGACCTGCCAAGCTACATTCAACTACCAAGGGCGGCATATGCCAAAGGGGAGAAGGCCTATGCCTCGCTTGAGGAAGCGGAAGTACTTTTGCGGAGAATGCCAGAGCTGAGTATCGAGGACAGAAGATCCCGAGCGATGTTCGCTATTGCGTACCTTGGAGCATTACGCGCGGATACCATCACCTCATTGAGGGTCGCCCACTTTGATCGAGAAAGCCGCCAAATCATTCAGGACGCGACCACGTCGCGCACAAAAAATGGTAAAAGCCTTAGGGCCAGTTGGTTCCCAGTCGCCGATGTGTTTGTCGATGCTGTGGCCAATTGGGTGGACTACATTCAGTCTCAGGGCATCCGGGGGGAAGATGCGCTGTTCCCCAGCATTCCCGTGTTGAGGCGAAAGTCGTTTTTGCAGGAAGTTGGGCGCGCACCGATTGAGCCGATGACCTCGAAGGACGCCGTAACAAAAGCCTTCGCCCTTGCCTGCCGAGGTACGGAGAGCAAGTACAACCCCCACTAG
- a CDS encoding thioredoxin family protein, translated as MKTVKIYGPGCKRCEATETIVRDAATKLGVDVKIEKISDAKSIAMAGVMSTPGRGGW; from the coding sequence ATGAAAACCGTCAAAATATACGGCCCCGGTTGCAAACGCTGTGAAGCAACCGAAACGATAGTGCGCGACGCCGCCACAAAGTTGGGTGTAGACGTCAAGATCGAGAAAATATCAGACGCGAAATCCATCGCAATGGCGGGCGTCATGTCGACACCAGGTCGCGGTGGATGGTAA
- a CDS encoding response regulator transcription factor, protein MNILLVDDSAFMLDFLPVILEQAGYCEVSLADTGAAALNMIAAAEQKYDCFLLDIDMPKMDGITLCRRIREMEDYSTTPIIMLTQKSEIKFVEGAFAAGANDYITKPFDIKEIGNRLRVADRMKQSTFDALLVEPGELPEDGDKGVHNFALEDAVHVIKTERLVTSFSLGNYLSKLSRTQLNECQIFAVRVDNIENLYNSCNSRDFASVLSAVNTAIVEASKCPKLLVSHVGNGTFLCISVGDSLPLWPQSEVLIQEHVDNSSVAKKFADEMMITISVGKSILPSSSRNQRVMLSFDRAIQRVAARQQAKLKSVARDASRLTVVY, encoded by the coding sequence ATGAACATTTTACTGGTTGATGACTCCGCTTTTATGCTGGATTTCTTGCCTGTCATTTTGGAGCAGGCGGGCTACTGCGAGGTCAGTTTGGCGGACACGGGCGCGGCCGCGCTGAACATGATCGCGGCTGCAGAGCAGAAGTATGACTGCTTCTTGTTGGACATCGATATGCCGAAAATGGACGGCATCACTCTGTGCCGCCGGATTCGCGAGATGGAAGATTACAGCACGACCCCAATTATCATGCTGACACAGAAATCCGAGATCAAATTCGTGGAAGGTGCATTTGCCGCCGGAGCCAACGATTACATTACCAAACCGTTTGATATTAAGGAGATCGGCAACAGGCTGCGTGTGGCCGATCGGATGAAACAGAGCACTTTCGACGCGCTTCTCGTCGAACCCGGTGAACTGCCAGAAGACGGCGACAAGGGCGTGCATAACTTCGCGCTCGAAGACGCTGTCCATGTAATCAAAACCGAGCGGCTGGTGACTTCGTTTTCCTTGGGGAATTACCTGTCGAAACTGTCGCGAACACAATTAAATGAATGCCAGATTTTTGCCGTCCGAGTCGACAACATCGAAAATCTCTACAACTCATGCAATAGTCGGGATTTCGCTTCGGTGCTGTCGGCTGTGAACACTGCGATCGTTGAAGCAAGCAAATGCCCCAAGTTACTGGTTTCACACGTCGGTAACGGCACGTTCCTGTGTATTTCAGTCGGAGATTCACTGCCGCTCTGGCCGCAAAGTGAAGTTTTGATCCAGGAGCATGTCGATAACAGCAGTGTCGCCAAAAAGTTCGCCGACGAAATGATGATCACTATCTCCGTTGGCAAATCAATTCTTCCCAGTTCAAGCCGGAACCAGCGAGTAATGCTATCTTTTGACCGTGCCATTCAACGGGTTGCAGCACGCCAGCAGGCGAAACTCAAATCCGTTGCGCGAGATGCATCGCGCCTGACCGTTGTTTACTAA
- a CDS encoding permease: MTTETHEITPRLEVSDKLWYVGIGVAAVVGWLAYGRLIPFSEWITALFPVARDSHTGEAIAFFAYDVPKVLLLLTSIVFITGVLRSWFSPEKTRAILAGKREILGYPLAAMLGVLTPFCSCSSVPLFIGFVSAGVPLCVTFSFLIAGPMVGPVGLGLLFGLVGWKIATIYLVFGFSIATVAGYVMGKMGLERYLQDWVRELNAGPVGELPEEKITFVDRLKQGVEQVREIVGKVWIWVLVGIGIGALIHGYVPETMMLKIMGGEAWWSVPAAVVVGVPMYTNAAGVIPIVEALLGKGAALGTTLAFMMSVIALSLPEMIILKQVLTLRLIAIFIAVVASGILATGFLFNFFL, from the coding sequence ATGACCACTGAAACGCATGAAATCACTCCTCGTCTGGAAGTGTCAGACAAGCTCTGGTATGTGGGCATTGGAGTAGCTGCAGTCGTAGGCTGGCTGGCTTACGGACGACTGATCCCGTTTTCCGAGTGGATCACCGCCCTGTTTCCTGTCGCCCGCGACAGCCACACCGGCGAGGCCATCGCGTTCTTCGCATATGACGTGCCAAAGGTACTCCTGCTCCTCACAAGCATCGTCTTTATAACGGGTGTGCTGCGCAGTTGGTTTAGCCCCGAAAAGACCCGTGCGATCCTTGCGGGTAAACGCGAGATTTTGGGCTACCCATTGGCCGCGATGCTCGGGGTGCTGACACCGTTTTGCTCGTGCTCGTCGGTGCCGTTGTTCATCGGCTTTGTCTCGGCTGGCGTCCCATTGTGCGTGACGTTCTCATTCCTCATCGCGGGACCGATGGTTGGTCCTGTCGGCCTCGGCCTTCTCTTTGGTTTGGTCGGCTGGAAGATCGCTACGATCTACCTCGTATTCGGGTTCTCGATTGCCACTGTTGCAGGGTATGTCATGGGAAAAATGGGACTGGAACGCTATTTGCAAGATTGGGTGCGTGAGCTCAACGCAGGCCCTGTGGGCGAATTACCCGAAGAAAAGATCACTTTTGTGGATCGGTTGAAGCAGGGCGTTGAGCAAGTTCGCGAGATCGTCGGCAAGGTCTGGATCTGGGTTCTGGTCGGGATCGGGATCGGTGCTTTGATCCACGGCTATGTTCCCGAAACGATGATGCTGAAGATCATGGGCGGTGAGGCGTGGTGGTCTGTGCCTGCAGCGGTTGTGGTGGGCGTACCGATGTACACCAATGCGGCTGGAGTCATCCCCATCGTCGAAGCGTTGCTTGGCAAGGGGGCCGCTTTGGGCACAACCCTCGCCTTTATGATGTCAGTGATCGCTTTGTCGCTGCCGGAAATGATCATTCTCAAGCAGGTTCTCACATTACGGTTGATCGCAATCTTCATCGCAGTCGTTGCGTCCGGCATTCTGGCCACCGGCTTTCTGTTCAACTTCTTCCTCTAA